From the Eschrichtius robustus isolate mEscRob2 chromosome 19, mEscRob2.pri, whole genome shotgun sequence genome, the window CCACCCCCTCAGGTTTCGAGCGAGATGATAAATGTGAACGCActtgattctttttaaatttacgtTTTATTTCAGAATCATTTTTAGATGTACAGGACAGCGGCTTTGAGCTCCCATGTCTCCTCATCCAGCTCCCTGCCAGGTGAATCCCTCACCCAGCCGTCGGTGCGTTTGTCCAAATGAAGACAGTAGCCATCAGTCAAACGCTAGACGCTTCTCGTGTCCACCCACAACCTTTACCTGTCCCAGGGTCCAATCCAGGACACCCTGTTGTACGGAGTGAACTCACGTTTTTAAATCTAGAAAGCACGCAGGACAGATTCCCCAGAAAGAAGCAGGTCCCCATGACCGTGCTGGGTGCGGGGGATGCGGCCTCGGATCCACGCAGCCCCTGCCCTGCAGGCGGGAAGCTTCACAAGTCAGGGGTCTGTGTGCTGGGATGGGGGTGGCATCAGGCCGGCCCGGGTGGACACAAGATCCCTGCAAACCAGCCGTGGCCCTCGGCGTGGACGGGACCAGCACACGCCACGGTGCTCGCGCTCTCAGGGAGCTGGCGCAGGAGGCTCGCTGTGTGAGAGCAGAACCCTAAAGGATGTACAGGTGAACAAGGCCAAGTCCATCCTGGGCAGCCTGCGAGGGGAGATGGAAAAGGTGGGGGCGCAGATCGCTGGGCTACAAGTTTCGGAGGAGCCGGAGAGGCCCCCGGGGCGgggtctactttctggaggcctGGAGTTGGGAAGAAGGCATTCTCGGGGGAGAACACAGGGTTTCCAAACATCTGCAGGCaagagagggtgtgtgtgtgcctgtctgtGTGTTGATTTAGGTCCAGAAAGGATGAGTGCCTCCCTTAATGTCCCCCAGAGCCCAGGGAAGTGGGAGAGATGGAAGGCGAGGTTTCCATGGTGTTGGATCTGGAAAGCCCAGATTTGGTGCCATGGCCACCGGGAGTCACCTAAGGTCTTAGAGGAGAGGTGTGACCACATCACAAGTCCATAAGCACCCAACATGTCCCCACCGTGCAGAAATTCATCTACAGGGGAAACAGCACCTTCCTTCAAGAAGACGCGTTCAGgacagaagggagaggaagggtcgTTGAGGGAGGAGGGGTCtggacccctgggtctgagggaggaggggctggggccctggactcctgggtctgaCGGAGGAGGTACCGGGGGTTCCGGACTCCCGGGTCCTCAGTCGGGAGGGGAATTGTGCATCCAAGTCCAGCCTTCGGTTGGGAGAGATGCAATGTGTTCCCTCTCTGTCCTCCCGGGAGCAGCTGTCTTTCCATCCAGGTGGccatgggggctgggggaggggccttTGGCCCTAGCTCTGGGCACCCGTCCCAGTCACCTGGTCAGGGCTCTCCGCCATCTGTCCCCGTCCTCCCACCATCTTTGTCgtcattctcctcctcctctgaccACTCTTCCAGGCTTGctcccccctcttcctcctcctccccaactTCACTGGACATGCTCCCCAAGCACCCAGGTCTCTCTTTGTTCTTTAACCCCCAATCATCCCCCAGGAAGTCCAGGACAGCCAGTGGGGGTCTCCTAGTCTCGTGATCCAGGTCCAGAAGCCCCTGGAGCAGTGCCAGAGCCGGCGGCGCAAACTGGTCCCAAGGGGGCGGTGGTTGAAGTGGCTGGGGCCTGTTGATCATCCAGCCAGCAAAGGCCTCGAACTCAGGGTCAGGGGCTAGCGCCACGTCCCAAGGGAAACAGGCAATGGCCGCACAGAAGAGAagcacccccagcccccaggagtCCACTGCTGGTCGCAGGGGCAGGGTTTCAGGGGGCAGCAGGAGGCAGAGCTCGGGTGGGGCGGAGGGCAGTGGCCATGGCGGGGCAGAGGTTGGGCTGCCCTCAGGCCGGGTCAGACCCAGGTCACCCAGGGCCACACGGCTGCAGACAGGGTCGAAGACCAGCACGTTTCCTGGCTTGACGTCCGCATGGACCAGCCCCCGGCCATGGAGGAAGTCCAGGGCTCCAGCTAGCTGGGCCACCACCCGCTTCACCTGCAGCTCTGGGAGGCCCTGGAGTCAAAGAGAGAGGATGAAGTAAAGGCTGCCCTGGTTCCCTCTTTATGTTGCTTCTTGGGGTTCAAGAATCCAAATCCCCAGACCAGCGGCAACCTCTAGTGTCCCCAAAACATCCCCCAACAGCTTCTCCAGATCAGCCTCAACCACAAGCTGCCTCCGCATCTGTACCCCTGTAGACCAACTCCCAGATGTTTTCCTCACTGGAACCCCAAATCTCACCAGAACTTCTTTAACTTCCATCAAACTTTGTCCTAACACTCAAACCCACTCCTTATATTTCTTATCTCCTCTAAACTGACCACCAAGATCTCCAATGAAAACCCAAATCCCACACTTAATCCTAATCTTCGGCCCATACTAATTCAGGTCCCATCTCTAACTCAGACCCAGCTCTAAAGTCCCACAGTTTATTTCATCAATCGATTGATAGATCGATCCATCCAGCTAGCCAGGCAGCAAGACAGCAATCCATCCATCAAACCAGTCATCCATCCAACGATCTATACAGCAGGGTTTCCACTCAATACCCATTCCACCAGCTCGTCAGCAATTCAATAATTTGTCCAGTTATTTAATAGccaacatccatccatccatccctccgtCCTTCAATCCATCCAAACATCCGTCCGTTCATCCATCCACCaatctttccatccatccatccatcctactctttccctccttctcttcctcccttccttttttccttctgtttatcCCCAAGCCTATTTCAAATCCAAAGTCTATTCCTAAAGATGGCCCCACCCTAACTTCAAACTCAAGTACCCCCAGAATATCATGGATTCAGTCCTGACCTGGTCTTTCTAGAGAGAACTCCATTACAGCCCTTCTCCAACTCAATCTACATACACATCCTCAGCCATCTCTGCTTCACTCTGCAGCCCCAACCGTGCTCTTCTCCACACCCGTGACCAGTCTATAATCAACCCTAAATTCAACCCATCCATCTCCACCCACACCCATTCCCAATGCCAATGCCAATTAAAATCCCATCTCTGTCTCCATCCCTACCCCCTCATCAGACCTGATCCATCCTCAACCCCAATCCCAACTCCCTGCCCTGGATGGATTAGGGCTTGGGTGAGTCATGGAAACTGCATTGAGAATTAGAAATAAGGAGGTGGTTTGGGGGCTTAGGGCGGAGTTAAGATTTGGGGGTCAGGGTTGGAAACAGGATTGGGGGAGGGACAAAGTCAGACCTGGGATAAGCAGTCCCAACCTCTGTCCCTTGCCTGCCTGCGTCACCTGTTCCTCCAGCATCCCGCTGAGATCCCCACAGGGCGCATACTCCTGGGCGAAGGCGAAGTGTCGGGGGGTCTCCAGGGGTCCTGCCAGGGTCTGGATGATGCCTGGATGTAACGAGACACAGCGGCCCACACAGAACTCTCTCAGGAAGGTGGTTCTCAGGACCGAGTCCCGAGGtaggagcttcagagccacaacCGGAcctgctggggaggtgggggcaggagggaactCAGGGCGCTCTGATCTTGCTGTGGGGCCTTAGGCAagccactcaacctctctgagcctcagacgtCTTACGTATAAAACAAGAGGGTCAGGACATAGtgtctaacctctctgtgcctcgagtttctccatctgtgaagtgggagtTGGAGGAGACCTTCCCTGAGGACTCTTTCTGCTCTGCCTCAGATTGCTGTGTGGCCTTGCCCAACTGCCTtaccctctctggacctcagtttcctctcgcATAAAGTAGGGGATGCGGCGACTTGAATTTCAGTCCAAGTTGTGCTCCCGCCTTGCtgcgtgacctcaggcaagtctctCACCCTCTCTGGGTGAGTTCCATTTTTTGGAAGACCACAGAGCTCTTAACTTTCTGGAGCCACATCAAGAAGGGTCCTCATCAGCTCCCCGCAAGGCTGCTCCCTGTCTCAGTGGTTTCAGAGGCGGAAACCTGGGGGACATCAAGGACTGTGCCCTTTGGTGACCAAACTCACCCCCTTGGCGAGGCCGGGCAAGGAGCACGTGGCCGTAGGAGCCAGAGCCAAGCTTTCGGATGAGGTGATACTGGACACGCAGTTTCCTCACTGGGGTCACCCTGGTGGCCGTCAGCTCCACGAGCCTCTGGAGGGCCGTGGCTGTGTCCTCCTGCAGGAGAgggacagaggtggggagggggtgagtcTGGGGCCCACCTAGAGCAGCAGGGTGGGCTGgaggcccagcccagggctgAGGTGGGGGTTGGTCCCCAGAGAGGGTGAGTCACAATGACTCACCCGCCCTCAGGCCACCTGTTTTTGTGTCCTGGCGGGGTTATGGGTAATTGTCTCAGCGACCCTGCCCACTGCCATCTGCGggagccaccaaaagccccagccCCACTGGGGGCCTCCCCAGGCCACAGCACCCCTGACTCTACCCCTCTCTTTCTCCATCCTCCTCTCTTCCTGGGTTTCCCGTTCTTTGTTTCTGCGTACATTTCCCCCGGGGGTCTTGGCCTCGCTCTGTGTCCTCGGGTTTgcgttcttctgggtctttgatgtttctctgtttccctgtctcttctggttctctctgtgtgtgtctctctgtgtctgccCCCTGGCCCTCTCCATCTCCTGcatctctctctgtgtctgtctctccctcccttgtCTCCTGTCTCTCACCTCCGGGTGCCCATCCTCCTGGTTCTCGGGGTCCCTGCGCTCCATCTCAGGGTGACCTGGTGTCAGCTGGCCCTCGGGGAAGCACCCCTGGTCTGGGCTCCCCAAAAGCAGCACACCCACTGAGCTCCACTGCACCCCTGAGCAGAGCCGAGGCCTGGAGCTCATCTGAAGGGTCTGCCTCCGTGCCCCT encodes:
- the SBK3 gene encoding uncharacterized serine/threonine-protein kinase SBK3, which encodes MERRDPENQEDGHPEEDTATALQRLVELTATRVTPVRKLRVQYHLIRKLGSGSYGHVLLARPRQGGPVVALKLLPRDSVLRTTFLREFCVGRCVSLHPGIIQTLAGPLETPRHFAFAQEYAPCGDLSGMLEEQGLPELQVKRVVAQLAGALDFLHGRGLVHADVKPGNVLVFDPVCSRVALGDLGLTRPEGSPTSAPPWPLPSAPPELCLLLPPETLPLRPAVDSWGLGVLLFCAAIACFPWDVALAPDPEFEAFAGWMINRPQPLQPPPPWDQFAPPALALLQGLLDLDHETRRPPLAVLDFLGDDWGLKNKERPGCLGSMSSEVGEEEEEGGASLEEWSEEEENDDKDGGRTGTDGGEP